One part of the Thermococcus radiotolerans genome encodes these proteins:
- a CDS encoding OBG GTPase family GTP-binding protein gives MPTNVTAEYLAAEEEYRNAKTIPEKIRALEKMYATVPKHKGTEKLRLQIKRKLAELRKELEKQRQMKKGGGGPSMSVRKEGAAQIVLAGLPNVGKSSLMKALTNVDIDVADYAFTTVEPIPGMMHHKDVQIQLVEVPGLVEGAALGKGMGPQLLSVVRNADAIAIVVDLSQDPVKQMETLLKEFERAGIKLNKRRPRVEIKRTAMGGIVINGQENIKGDISEVMKMLREERIHSAEITVKEPVTLEEFADALDESLVWRRAIIIANKGDAPGSKENYEKLVEAYGDRFKIIPVSAKRKIQLDRLKDELYELAGIIRVFTKSPGEDPAYPPVPLKKGSTVMDLAERIHKDFAKNFRYARVWGKSVKFPGQRVGADHVLEDGDIVEIHAR, from the coding sequence ATGCCAACCAACGTAACAGCGGAATACCTAGCGGCGGAGGAGGAGTACAGAAACGCCAAGACTATTCCAGAGAAGATTCGGGCCCTCGAAAAGATGTACGCCACCGTCCCGAAGCACAAGGGGACGGAAAAGCTCAGACTGCAGATAAAGAGAAAGCTCGCCGAGCTGAGGAAGGAGCTGGAGAAGCAGCGCCAGATGAAGAAGGGCGGCGGCGGGCCGTCGATGTCTGTGAGAAAGGAGGGCGCGGCGCAGATCGTTCTCGCAGGTCTTCCCAACGTCGGAAAGAGCTCACTCATGAAGGCCCTGACCAACGTGGATATAGACGTTGCCGATTACGCATTCACCACGGTTGAACCTATCCCGGGCATGATGCACCACAAAGACGTCCAGATCCAGCTCGTTGAGGTTCCGGGCCTCGTTGAAGGTGCCGCCCTTGGAAAGGGGATGGGACCGCAGCTCCTCAGCGTCGTGAGAAACGCCGATGCGATAGCCATCGTGGTTGACCTCTCCCAGGACCCGGTGAAGCAGATGGAGACCCTCCTCAAGGAGTTTGAGAGGGCCGGAATAAAGCTGAACAAGCGCCGTCCGAGAGTCGAGATAAAGAGGACGGCTATGGGCGGAATCGTCATCAACGGCCAAGAGAACATCAAGGGAGACATCAGCGAAGTCATGAAGATGCTCAGGGAAGAGCGCATTCACTCAGCCGAGATAACCGTCAAGGAACCGGTAACGCTGGAGGAGTTCGCCGATGCCCTGGATGAAAGCCTCGTCTGGAGGAGGGCGATAATCATAGCCAACAAGGGTGACGCCCCCGGAAGCAAGGAGAACTACGAGAAACTCGTTGAGGCCTACGGTGACAGGTTCAAGATAATTCCCGTCTCGGCGAAGAGGAAGATACAGCTGGACAGGCTCAAGGACGAACTCTACGAGCTGGCCGGAATCATCCGCGTCTTCACCAAGAGTCCCGGCGAGGATCCGGCTTACCCGCCCGTGCCGCTGAAGAAGGGCTCAACCGTTATGGATTTAGCTGAGAGGATTCACAAGGACTTCGCCAAGAACTTCCGCTATGCTAGAGTCTGGGGCAAGAGCGTGAAATTCCCTGGCCAGCGCGTTGGGGCCGACCACGTGCTTGAAGATGGAGATATAGTGGAGATTCACGCGAGGTAG
- a CDS encoding UPF0175 family protein: protein MESTTPEGFRDFLGPRPERELLLLAAIELYREGKLSLGKAAEFASLSVREFLYELRKRDVPINYTKEEAEADIRTIEGLG, encoded by the coding sequence ATGGAAAGCACAACGCCTGAGGGGTTTCGTGACTTTCTCGGCCCAAGGCCAGAGAGGGAGCTTCTTCTCCTCGCCGCCATAGAACTCTACCGGGAGGGGAAGCTGAGCCTTGGAAAGGCCGCTGAATTTGCAAGTTTGAGCGTGAGAGAATTCCTCTACGAGTTGAGAAAGAGAGACGTGCCGATAAACTACACCAAGGAAGAGGCCGAGGCGGACATCAGGACCATTGAGGGTCTGGGATGA
- a CDS encoding DUF3368 domain-containing protein — translation MIVISNTSPLIRLSNIGKLGIFHELFGEVLVPPAAAREFGESLPEWIAVKHPKDDPLVSALSKLLGDRESEAIALAIEPNADFLILDDLKARKIAKDMGIKVIGTAGVLLLAKKRGIVNEVKPLLMALVDRGFRISNDVIEVILKAAGEG, via the coding sequence ATGATTGTGATATCAAACACGAGCCCCTTGATAAGATTATCAAACATCGGGAAGCTTGGAATATTCCATGAGCTTTTTGGAGAAGTTCTTGTGCCACCGGCGGCTGCTAGAGAATTTGGTGAAAGCCTTCCGGAGTGGATAGCAGTTAAGCATCCCAAAGATGATCCTCTCGTCAGCGCCCTTTCAAAACTCCTTGGAGACCGTGAATCCGAGGCGATAGCCCTCGCCATTGAACCCAATGCCGATTTTCTGATACTCGACGATCTGAAGGCAAGGAAAATTGCAAAAGATATGGGAATCAAAGTCATCGGAACCGCAGGTGTTCTATTGCTTGCGAAAAAGAGGGGCATTGTTAATGAGGTGAAGCCGCTCCTCATGGCGCTTGTGGATAGGGGATTCAGAATCTCCAATGACGTTATCGAGGTTATACTCAAAGCGGCGGGAGAGGGTTAG
- a CDS encoding sodium/proline symporter has product MNSGILFGFLVYLALLAYIGWWANRYTKTEDQYFVGGRRVHVLAATLSDKASDFSGWLMLGYPGAAFSSGLGAFWAGIGCLFGTLADYVLIGPRLRIYAGKFRAITVPDYLEARLKDDTKLIRVLSALIIIIFMTAYVAAQFTAGGKTFAEGFGISDNTGILITVIILTAYVITGGFFAVVWTDVVQAMFMLLTLIIVPFLALSKIGGFDKATQIIGAADPAKLHPFGGATGIAAIVFAIGYASWIVGYLGQPHIVTRYMSVEDPRKLRRPGIFISGTWTILVLWGAFFAGFLGFAMYQAGILSVSDPEKVIPAMAVELMPGWLAGFVIAGIISAVMSTADSQLLVASSAIARDFYHKVLGKEVGKKQMVNISRLVVAAVALLGLWFALSGPKVIYQMVATAWGGLAVGFGPILTLSLWWKRATKEGAIVGMAYGLISEVIFEAKIYGWAFNPDAPGFFGTIGGWFNGIPVFFINFFVTLIVIIIVSLLTKPPEDVVKLHEEIFKKVPVEGTGKKSITETRAKSQVENVAEFVLAKGIA; this is encoded by the coding sequence ATGAACAGCGGGATACTGTTTGGTTTTCTGGTGTATCTCGCACTGCTGGCGTACATAGGCTGGTGGGCCAACAGGTACACCAAGACCGAGGATCAGTACTTCGTCGGAGGCAGGAGGGTTCACGTCCTGGCCGCGACCCTCTCCGACAAGGCGAGTGACTTCTCCGGATGGCTGATGCTCGGTTATCCAGGTGCAGCATTCTCCAGCGGTCTCGGTGCTTTCTGGGCGGGAATCGGCTGTCTCTTCGGTACCCTCGCCGATTACGTCCTTATCGGACCGAGGTTGAGAATATACGCAGGTAAATTCAGGGCAATAACCGTGCCCGACTACCTGGAGGCAAGGCTCAAGGACGACACCAAGCTGATAAGGGTTCTGAGCGCGCTGATAATCATAATCTTCATGACCGCCTACGTTGCAGCGCAGTTCACAGCAGGCGGAAAGACCTTCGCCGAGGGCTTCGGCATAAGCGACAACACGGGAATTCTCATAACCGTCATCATCCTGACGGCCTACGTTATCACCGGTGGGTTCTTCGCGGTCGTCTGGACCGACGTCGTTCAGGCAATGTTCATGCTGCTGACACTCATAATAGTGCCGTTCCTTGCGCTCTCAAAGATAGGGGGCTTTGATAAGGCCACGCAGATAATAGGTGCCGCCGACCCTGCAAAGCTCCACCCGTTCGGTGGTGCCACGGGAATAGCGGCCATAGTTTTCGCCATCGGATACGCCTCATGGATAGTCGGCTACCTCGGCCAGCCCCACATAGTCACCCGTTACATGAGCGTTGAGGACCCGAGGAAACTCAGGAGGCCGGGTATCTTCATCAGCGGTACCTGGACCATACTCGTCCTGTGGGGAGCGTTCTTCGCGGGCTTCCTCGGCTTCGCCATGTACCAGGCAGGAATCCTAAGCGTCAGCGACCCGGAGAAGGTCATCCCGGCCATGGCCGTTGAGCTGATGCCCGGCTGGCTCGCTGGTTTCGTGATAGCGGGTATAATCTCGGCCGTCATGAGTACCGCGGATTCACAGCTGCTCGTCGCCTCCTCGGCAATAGCGAGGGACTTCTACCACAAGGTCCTTGGAAAGGAAGTCGGTAAGAAGCAGATGGTCAACATATCGAGGCTTGTCGTTGCCGCCGTTGCTCTGCTGGGTCTCTGGTTCGCTCTCAGCGGTCCAAAGGTCATCTACCAGATGGTCGCTACCGCCTGGGGTGGCTTGGCCGTTGGCTTCGGCCCGATACTCACGCTGAGCCTCTGGTGGAAGAGGGCCACCAAGGAGGGCGCCATAGTCGGCATGGCCTACGGTCTCATCAGCGAGGTCATCTTCGAGGCAAAGATATACGGCTGGGCCTTCAACCCGGACGCTCCGGGCTTCTTCGGAACGATAGGCGGCTGGTTCAACGGCATACCAGTGTTCTTCATCAACTTCTTCGTGACGCTGATAGTCATCATAATCGTCAGCCTCCTCACCAAGCCACCCGAAGACGTCGTCAAGCTCCACGAGGAGATATTCAAGAAGGTTCCCGTCGAGGGAACCGGCAAGAAGAGCATCACCGAGACCAGGGCCAAGAGCCAGGTCGAGAACGTCGCCGAGTTCGTCCTTGCCAAGGGAATCGCCTGA
- a CDS encoding FAD-dependent oxidoreductase has translation MRPLDLTEKDPSKRITIYFEGKPYEAYEGEKITVALLANGVYWLTTSTEGRKRGAFTFGPVPMVVNGIKNVNARKTKVRDGMRLERRGYGDFQETVEIDEGKPVERLVVDVAVIGGGPAGIGTVLEVQDHLTVALVEEKGWLGGDLWLKGLPQEGFGEESPQEVVRELTGKFNENVRVFKGTIALGVFDKGEYFLVPIVTGGNQLIEVMAKRVVLAVGAVDNIHLFENNDMPGVFRRSDLLEVLNVWGVAPGRKVAVVGGKPGEITAELDRWGIEYIVVPNPKRVEGDEKVERLIDTNGNVYEVDAVIMAEGRRPDINPPTQAGGKLAFKHGYYVPVLDSQHRIRDGIYVTGSAASIKPHYANYLEGRLVGAYILREFGFDAEPCIYAEKLEEYEPEAVQVQSIDFGSLNLEDVQICGCDVSLRKVDDVVRAGITDLQIIKRLTHLAMGFCQGRFCLFNGAVVVSQRTGTPMDKLDIPVARPPLKNVKMKVTAGRD, from the coding sequence ATGAGGCCACTCGACCTGACCGAGAAGGACCCTTCTAAGAGGATCACCATCTATTTTGAAGGAAAGCCATATGAGGCCTACGAGGGAGAAAAGATTACAGTCGCACTCCTCGCCAACGGGGTGTACTGGCTCACCACGAGCACCGAGGGAAGGAAGAGGGGAGCGTTCACCTTCGGGCCGGTTCCCATGGTGGTGAACGGGATAAAGAACGTGAACGCGCGCAAGACGAAGGTCAGAGACGGCATGAGGCTGGAGAGGCGGGGCTACGGGGACTTCCAGGAAACCGTGGAGATAGACGAGGGCAAGCCCGTTGAAAGGCTGGTCGTTGACGTGGCCGTCATCGGCGGCGGCCCGGCTGGAATCGGAACCGTTCTCGAGGTTCAGGATCACCTGACCGTCGCCCTGGTGGAGGAGAAGGGATGGCTCGGAGGCGACCTCTGGCTTAAGGGTCTTCCCCAGGAAGGTTTTGGAGAGGAATCTCCCCAGGAAGTCGTTAGGGAGCTCACCGGAAAGTTCAACGAGAACGTTAGGGTTTTCAAGGGCACGATAGCCCTCGGAGTCTTCGACAAGGGCGAATACTTCCTCGTGCCGATAGTCACCGGGGGAAACCAGCTCATCGAGGTAATGGCCAAGCGCGTCGTTCTTGCCGTTGGGGCCGTTGACAACATCCACCTCTTCGAGAACAACGACATGCCGGGTGTATTCAGGCGCTCCGACCTCCTGGAGGTTCTCAACGTCTGGGGAGTTGCCCCAGGAAGGAAGGTCGCGGTCGTGGGGGGCAAACCGGGGGAGATAACGGCGGAGCTCGACCGCTGGGGCATCGAGTACATCGTAGTCCCGAATCCCAAGCGCGTTGAGGGGGATGAGAAGGTCGAGAGGCTCATCGACACGAACGGCAACGTCTATGAGGTCGATGCCGTCATAATGGCCGAGGGAAGAAGGCCGGACATCAACCCGCCGACCCAGGCCGGTGGAAAGCTGGCGTTCAAGCACGGCTACTACGTGCCGGTTCTCGACTCACAGCACAGGATCCGCGACGGAATCTACGTCACCGGTAGCGCCGCTTCAATAAAGCCGCACTACGCGAACTACCTAGAGGGCAGGCTCGTCGGGGCCTACATCCTCAGGGAGTTCGGCTTCGACGCCGAGCCGTGCATCTACGCGGAGAAACTGGAGGAGTACGAACCGGAGGCGGTGCAGGTTCAGAGCATAGACTTCGGAAGCCTCAACCTTGAGGACGTCCAGATATGCGGCTGCGACGTCTCCCTGAGGAAGGTAGACGACGTGGTCAGGGCCGGAATAACGGACCTGCAGATAATCAAGCGCTTAACGCACCTCGCGATGGGCTTCTGCCAGGGCCGCTTCTGCCTGTTCAACGGCGCGGTTGTTGTTTCACAGAGGACGGGGACGCCAATGGACAAGCTGGACATACCCGTCGCGAGACCGCCGCTCAAGAACGTTAAGATGAAGGTCACCGCGGGGAGGGATTGA
- a CDS encoding NAD(P)/FAD-dependent oxidoreductase: MPSKELPERSEIVIIGGGIIGVTIAHELAKRGEEVTVIEKRFIGSGSTFRCGTGIRQQFNDEANVQVMKRSVELWKRYSEEYGFSFEQTGYLFLLYDDDEVEEFKRNIAIQNRFGVPTRLITPEEAKEIVPLLDISEVIAASWNPTDGKADPFHSTAKFALHAEEFGAKMVEYTEVKDFIIENGEIKGLKTNRGTIKTGTVINATNAWAKLINAMAGIKTQIPIEPYKHQAVITQPIKKGSINPMVISFKYGHAYLTQTAHGGVVGGVGYELGPTYDLNPTYEFLREVSYYFTKIIPALRELLILRTWAGYYAKTPDSNAAIGRIEELSDYYIAAGFSGHGFMMAPAVAEMVADLVTKGRTDLPAEWYDPYRFERGELRTTAIQMG; the protein is encoded by the coding sequence ATGCCGAGCAAAGAGCTTCCCGAGAGGAGTGAAATCGTCATCATCGGTGGTGGAATAATCGGAGTCACCATAGCGCACGAGCTCGCCAAGCGCGGGGAGGAGGTCACGGTAATAGAGAAGCGCTTCATCGGCTCCGGCTCCACTTTCCGCTGCGGAACGGGAATAAGGCAGCAGTTCAACGATGAGGCGAACGTTCAGGTCATGAAGCGCTCCGTGGAGCTGTGGAAGCGCTATAGTGAGGAGTACGGCTTCTCCTTCGAGCAGACCGGCTACCTCTTCCTGCTCTACGACGACGATGAGGTCGAGGAGTTCAAGCGCAACATAGCGATTCAGAACCGCTTCGGAGTTCCAACGAGGCTCATAACGCCCGAGGAGGCGAAGGAGATAGTCCCACTCCTCGACATCAGCGAGGTTATAGCGGCATCCTGGAACCCGACCGACGGAAAGGCGGACCCGTTCCACTCCACGGCCAAGTTCGCCCTCCACGCGGAGGAGTTCGGGGCGAAGATGGTCGAGTACACCGAGGTCAAGGACTTCATCATCGAGAACGGCGAGATAAAGGGGCTGAAGACGAACAGGGGAACCATTAAGACCGGCACCGTCATCAACGCCACCAACGCCTGGGCCAAGCTCATAAACGCGATGGCAGGGATAAAGACCCAGATACCCATAGAGCCCTACAAGCACCAGGCGGTCATCACGCAACCGATAAAGAAGGGCTCGATAAACCCGATGGTCATCTCCTTCAAGTACGGCCACGCCTACCTCACCCAGACCGCCCACGGAGGTGTCGTTGGCGGCGTCGGCTACGAGCTGGGCCCGACCTACGACCTCAACCCGACCTACGAGTTCCTCCGCGAGGTGAGCTACTACTTCACCAAGATTATCCCGGCACTGAGGGAGCTCCTCATACTGAGGACGTGGGCAGGTTACTACGCGAAGACACCGGACAGCAACGCCGCCATAGGAAGGATAGAGGAGCTGAGCGACTACTACATAGCGGCGGGCTTCTCCGGTCACGGCTTCATGATGGCGCCGGCGGTTGCCGAGATGGTGGCGGACCTGGTTACGAAGGGAAGAACCGACCTACCCGCGGAGTGGTACGACCCCTACCGCTTCGAAAGGGGAGAACTGAGAACGACTGCGATTCAGATGGGCTGA
- a CDS encoding galactokinase encodes MYRVDSPGRVNLIGEHTDYALGYVMPMAIDLYTVLHAQADERVRLYSQISREVKEFDLDEIRKANDWADYVRGIFWVLREEGHRIGGMKGIIGGDLPIGSGLSSSASLELAVLAFLNEAYKLNLLPIEMALLAQKAENEFVGVPCGILDQFAIVHGKKDHLIFLDTDTLQHEYLRFPSDVQVLVFYTGVKRELAESSHMEGRKVAEEALRLLGKRTSKEVEEEELRNLPSLYRRFFGYIVRENRRVLEARDALRSGDVRAFGELMTASHWDLARNYDVSSEELDFFVRKAVEFGAYGAKLTGAGFGGSAVAIVPEELALDIAMRVTDEYVRHFNWEPDYHLVSPSDGVSVRRV; translated from the coding sequence ATGTACCGCGTTGATTCTCCTGGGAGGGTCAATCTGATCGGGGAGCACACGGACTACGCGCTCGGCTACGTCATGCCGATGGCGATAGACCTCTACACGGTCCTGCACGCCCAGGCCGATGAGAGGGTGAGGCTCTACTCCCAGATATCCAGGGAAGTGAAGGAGTTCGACCTCGATGAAATCAGGAAAGCCAACGACTGGGCCGACTACGTCAGAGGAATCTTCTGGGTTCTCAGGGAGGAAGGTCACAGGATTGGAGGGATGAAGGGCATCATTGGGGGGGACCTCCCGATAGGTTCCGGACTGAGTTCCTCGGCGAGCCTTGAGCTGGCCGTTTTGGCATTCCTCAACGAAGCCTATAAGCTAAACCTCCTTCCGATAGAGATGGCCCTTCTCGCCCAGAAAGCGGAGAACGAGTTCGTTGGTGTCCCCTGCGGGATACTCGACCAGTTCGCGATCGTCCATGGGAAGAAGGACCACCTCATTTTCCTAGACACTGACACGCTACAGCACGAGTACCTCCGGTTCCCGAGCGATGTCCAGGTTCTGGTGTTCTACACCGGAGTTAAGAGGGAACTGGCGGAGTCGAGCCACATGGAAGGGAGGAAGGTCGCGGAGGAAGCCCTCCGGCTACTCGGAAAAAGAACCTCCAAGGAGGTCGAAGAGGAGGAGCTGAGGAACCTCCCCTCACTCTACCGGCGCTTCTTCGGTTACATAGTGAGAGAAAATCGGCGCGTCCTCGAGGCGAGGGACGCCCTGAGGAGCGGCGACGTCAGGGCCTTCGGCGAGCTGATGACCGCCTCGCACTGGGATTTGGCCAGAAACTACGACGTCTCAAGCGAGGAGCTCGACTTCTTCGTGAGGAAGGCGGTTGAATTCGGCGCCTACGGTGCCAAACTGACCGGTGCCGGCTTCGGCGGTTCCGCGGTGGCCATAGTGCCCGAGGAGCTGGCCCTAGATATCGCTATGAGGGTCACAGACGAGTACGTCAGGCACTTCAACTGGGAGCCGGACTACCACCTCGTTAGCCCGAGCGACGGAGTGAGCGTGAGGAGGGTCTGA
- a CDS encoding glycoside hydrolase family 1 protein, whose product MLRFPDGFLLGTATSSYQIEGDNVWSDWWYWAEKGKLPPAGKACNSWELYEKDIELMAGLGYAAYRFSIEWGRVFPEERKPNEEALMRYQGIIDLLRENGITPMLTLHHFTLPAWFALKGGFEREENLEHWRSYVELIADNIEGVELVATFNEPMVYVVASYVEGMWPPFRKNPLKAEKVAVNLIKAHTIAYEILHGKFRVGMVKNRPHFIPASDSERDRKATEEIDYTFNRSLLDGILTGEFKGFMRTFEVPVSGLDWLGMNYYNIMKVRAVRNPLRRFAVEDADVSRKTDMGWSVYPRGIYEGLKAFSEYDLPLYVTENGIATLDDEWRVEFIVQHLQYVHRALEEGIDVRGYFYWSLIDNYEWAEGFRPRFGLVEVDYETFERRPRRSAHIYGEIAKNGEINDELLGRYGMSGG is encoded by the coding sequence ATGCTCAGGTTTCCGGATGGATTTCTCCTCGGAACGGCAACCTCTTCCTACCAGATAGAGGGCGACAACGTCTGGAGCGACTGGTGGTACTGGGCTGAAAAAGGAAAGCTTCCCCCTGCCGGAAAGGCCTGCAACTCCTGGGAGCTGTACGAGAAAGACATCGAACTGATGGCCGGGCTGGGTTATGCGGCCTACCGCTTCTCCATCGAATGGGGCAGGGTCTTTCCCGAGGAGAGAAAACCGAACGAGGAGGCGTTAATGCGCTACCAGGGGATAATCGACCTGCTCAGAGAGAACGGGATTACCCCGATGCTCACGCTCCACCACTTCACCCTGCCGGCGTGGTTCGCCCTCAAAGGCGGCTTCGAGAGGGAGGAGAACCTTGAGCACTGGAGGAGCTACGTTGAGCTGATAGCCGACAACATCGAGGGCGTTGAGCTGGTGGCGACCTTCAACGAGCCGATGGTCTACGTCGTGGCCTCATACGTCGAGGGGATGTGGCCACCCTTCAGGAAGAACCCGCTGAAGGCGGAGAAAGTTGCGGTAAACCTGATTAAAGCCCACACCATCGCCTACGAGATTCTTCACGGCAAGTTCAGGGTCGGGATGGTGAAGAACCGCCCGCACTTCATTCCGGCGAGCGATTCCGAGAGGGACAGGAAAGCTACCGAGGAGATAGACTACACCTTCAACCGCTCGCTCTTGGACGGAATCCTAACGGGAGAATTCAAGGGCTTCATGAGAACCTTTGAGGTCCCGGTGAGCGGCCTCGACTGGCTTGGGATGAACTACTACAACATCATGAAGGTTAGGGCAGTGCGGAACCCGCTCAGACGCTTCGCCGTCGAGGACGCCGACGTGAGCAGGAAAACCGACATGGGCTGGAGCGTCTACCCGAGGGGCATCTACGAGGGGCTGAAGGCCTTTTCGGAGTACGACCTTCCGCTCTACGTCACCGAGAACGGCATAGCGACGCTCGACGACGAGTGGCGGGTGGAGTTCATAGTCCAGCACCTCCAGTACGTCCACAGGGCCTTGGAAGAGGGCATCGACGTGAGAGGCTACTTCTACTGGTCGCTCATAGACAACTACGAGTGGGCAGAAGGTTTTAGACCGCGCTTTGGACTGGTAGAGGTCGACTACGAGACCTTCGAGAGAAGGCCTCGGAGGAGCGCCCACATCTACGGTGAAATCGCGAAAAATGGGGAGATAAATGACGAGCTGCTTGGGAGATATGGGATGTCAGGTGGCTGA
- a CDS encoding C69 family dipeptidase yields MCDILVATPEATKEGITLFAKNSDREPNEAQILEFTPGTKHEEEKVRLTYVDFPQVKETYAVILSRPWWMWGAEMGVNEFEVAIGNTAVFTKVKVPEKGITGMDMIRLALERTKSAREALTFITGIVENGSQGGNGSKGHRLYYFSSFIIADPREAWVLETVGKEWAAKKIEGVYSISNALTIEGDWDMASEGVERLARRGSFSFAKHFSDRFYTHFAHGRERRAFTLKRLKEREGEITLGYMMSLLRSHSFEPYRPEKGSMRDICMHYGGLTRPSQTASSQVSELGKGFHWFTGTSNPCMSIFKPVTFEGGLPDLGKEPTDRYDPEAYWWRFEAFHRRFLTNYRSYIDDFARERDRLQAEIVEKAREIEKTPEDLKALTEWAFREEAKLLERWEKIVKPGRLPFLFGRSWRKVNEEAGLKLEG; encoded by the coding sequence ATGTGCGATATTCTCGTGGCTACTCCCGAGGCCACCAAGGAGGGAATAACTCTCTTCGCCAAGAACAGCGACCGCGAGCCGAACGAAGCGCAGATCCTTGAGTTCACACCGGGGACCAAGCACGAGGAGGAGAAGGTCAGGTTAACCTACGTGGACTTTCCTCAGGTCAAGGAAACCTACGCGGTAATCCTATCCCGCCCCTGGTGGATGTGGGGGGCAGAGATGGGCGTGAACGAGTTTGAAGTTGCAATAGGCAACACCGCCGTCTTCACAAAGGTCAAGGTGCCGGAGAAAGGAATAACCGGAATGGACATGATACGTTTGGCGCTTGAGAGGACGAAGAGCGCGAGGGAGGCTCTGACATTCATAACCGGCATCGTTGAGAATGGCTCACAGGGTGGAAACGGGAGCAAGGGCCACAGGCTCTACTACTTCAGCTCCTTCATAATAGCCGACCCAAGGGAGGCGTGGGTTCTTGAGACGGTCGGAAAGGAGTGGGCCGCAAAGAAGATAGAGGGCGTTTACTCCATCTCCAACGCCCTCACGATAGAAGGCGACTGGGACATGGCATCGGAAGGCGTTGAGAGGCTCGCGAGAAGGGGCTCCTTCAGCTTCGCGAAACACTTCTCGGACAGGTTTTACACCCACTTTGCCCACGGCAGGGAGCGGAGGGCCTTCACACTGAAGAGGCTGAAGGAGCGCGAGGGCGAGATAACGCTCGGGTACATGATGTCCCTTCTTCGCTCCCACTCCTTTGAGCCCTACCGCCCGGAGAAGGGCTCGATGAGGGACATATGCATGCACTACGGCGGCCTAACGAGGCCATCTCAGACTGCCTCTTCTCAGGTTTCCGAGCTTGGAAAGGGCTTTCACTGGTTCACGGGCACGTCAAACCCCTGCATGAGCATCTTCAAGCCGGTGACATTCGAGGGCGGCCTCCCTGACCTCGGAAAGGAACCCACCGACCGCTACGATCCCGAGGCATACTGGTGGCGCTTCGAGGCCTTTCACAGGAGGTTCCTGACGAACTACCGGAGCTACATCGATGACTTCGCCCGCGAGAGGGATAGACTGCAGGCCGAGATAGTGGAGAAGGCGAGAGAGATTGAGAAGACGCCGGAGGATCTGAAAGCTTTAACGGAGTGGGCATTCAGGGAGGAGGCCAAGCTCCTCGAAAGGTGGGAGAAGATTGTGAAGCCCGGAAGACTTCCCTTTCTTTTCGGGCGGAGCTGGAGGAAGGTTAACGAGGAGGCTGGACTTAAGCTGGAGGGTTGA
- a CDS encoding MFS transporter: MLTVSMFLANVAFGMAFPYLSVYMHLLGGTMVMVGLLSVAFNLTSTVFQYPFGWLSDSTGNRKGLIALGLFSTGVFYTAMALVSTHLALPAFRTAQGRWIRR, from the coding sequence GTGTTAACCGTCTCCATGTTCCTCGCCAACGTCGCCTTTGGGATGGCCTTTCCCTATTTGAGTGTTTACATGCACCTCCTCGGCGGGACGATGGTCATGGTCGGCCTTTTGAGCGTCGCCTTCAACCTGACCTCGACAGTCTTCCAGTACCCCTTCGGCTGGCTCTCCGATTCAACCGGCAACAGGAAGGGCCTCATAGCCCTCGGCCTGTTCTCGACTGGAGTGTTCTACACCGCCATGGCGCTCGTTTCAACTCATCTCGCCCTCCCTGCCTTTAGGACAGCCCAGGGGCGTTGGATTCGGCGATGA